The DNA region AGTTCACCGCCGCCGACACCTTGAAGAACGTCGTGTTGAAAAGCCGCGAACCGCACGGAGACTGGGAGCTGCTGCTCGTCGGCGTGCCCGGTGATCGGGAGGTCGACCTGAAGCGGATCGCCGGTCAGCTCGAGCCGACCGAGGTGGACGTCGCCGACAAGGACGATTTCGCGAAACACCCGGAGCTCGTGCCGGGCTACATCGGCCCGCAGCGGCTGGCCGAGTGGGGGATCCGCTACGTCGTCGACCCCGTCGTCGTCCCCGGCAGCGCATGGGTGACCGGAGCCAACGACGCGGGCAAGCACGCCGCCTACGTGGTTCGCGGCCGCGACTTCGAGCCTGCCGCCGAGCTCGGGGCGGTCGAGATCCGCGACGGCGACCGGTGTGCCCGCTGCGGCGGCGAGCTCGAGATCGCCCGCGGCATCGAGATCGGCCACATCTTCCAGCTCGGCCGCAAGTACGCCGACACCTTCGAGCTCGACGCGCAAGGCCCCGACGGCGAGGCGATCCGGATCACGATGGGCTCCTACGGCATCGGGGTCTCGCGGGCGGTTGCGGCGGTTGCCGAGCAGACGCTGGACGACTCCGGCCTGTGCTGGCCGGCGAGCATCGCGCCGTACGACGTCCATGTCGTCCCGGTGGGACGCGGTGACGAGCAGCTGGCCGCCGCGCTGGCGTTGGCCGAGCAGCTCGACGCGAGTGGGCTGCGCATCCTGGTGGACGACCGCGACGCCTCCGCGGGGGAGAAGTTCGCCGACGCGGATCTCATCGGCATGCCGACGATCGTGGTCGTCGGCAAGGCGCTGGCCGAGGGCAACGTCGAGGTGAAGGACCGGCGCAGCGGCGAACGGCGGCTGGTCGCGCTCGAGGCCCTGCCGGCCGAGCTCACCGCGTCGTGACGGCGCCGATCGAGGCGGTGCTGTTCGACTGGGGCGGCACGCTGACGCCGTTTCATGACATCGACCTGCCCGAGCTCTGGCGAGCGGCGGCCGAGGTGCTCGCGCCCGACCGCGTCGATGACCTCGCTGCCGCGTTGGTGGAGGTCGAGCTCGCCTGCTGGGACCGCACCAGCGGGACGATGGCCAGCTTCACGGTCGACGATGTGCTGCGTGCGGCGAGCGAGTCGCTCGGCCTGGACGTCGAGGACGCGGTGCACTCGCTTGCCACCGACGCCTACCGCGGAGGGTGGGGACCGCATCTCGTTGCCCGCCCCGACGCGGTCGATGTGGTGCGTGCGGTGAAGGGGCGCGGCCTGCGCACCGGCGTGCTCTCCAACACGCATTGGCCGCGGCACTGGCACGAGGAGGCGCTGGCCGAGGACGGTCTGCTCGAGCACCTCGACGCCCGCGTCTACACCAGCGAGCTGGCGTACATGAAGCCGCATCCGGAGGCGTTCGGTGCGTTGCTGGCGGCAGTCGATGTCGACCCTTTGCGGTCGGTCTTCGTCGGCGACCGGCTCTACGACGACATCAGCGGCGCGCAGGCGCTCGGGATGCGGACGGTCTGGATCCGCAACGACCGCGTCCCGGCGTACGACGTGATGCCGGACGCGGTGATCGCCGAGCTGTCCGA from Mycobacteriales bacterium includes:
- a CDS encoding proline--tRNA ligase, with the translated sequence MVTRLSRLFLRTLRDDPADAELPSHRLLVRAGYIRRVSPGVYSWLPLGKAILDNIAAVVREEMLRMGGQEVLFPALIPREIYEASDRWTAYGDALFRLHDRKGADHLLGPTHEELFTLLVKGELSSYRDYPLTLFQIQTKYRDEARPRAGLLRGREFVMKDSYSFDLDDAGLQVSYDAHRATYRRIFDRLGLDYRIAFATSGAMGGSASEEFLAPAEYGEDTFVQCASCDYTANTEAVEIAVPPKQDPSVHPDSQVLDTPDTPTIDTLVERLNALDLGQEFTAADTLKNVVLKSREPHGDWELLLVGVPGDREVDLKRIAGQLEPTEVDVADKDDFAKHPELVPGYIGPQRLAEWGIRYVVDPVVVPGSAWVTGANDAGKHAAYVVRGRDFEPAAELGAVEIRDGDRCARCGGELEIARGIEIGHIFQLGRKYADTFELDAQGPDGEAIRITMGSYGIGVSRAVAAVAEQTLDDSGLCWPASIAPYDVHVVPVGRGDEQLAAALALAEQLDASGLRILVDDRDASAGEKFADADLIGMPTIVVVGKALAEGNVEVKDRRSGERRLVALEALPAELTAS
- a CDS encoding HAD family hydrolase, which gives rise to MTAPIEAVLFDWGGTLTPFHDIDLPELWRAAAEVLAPDRVDDLAAALVEVELACWDRTSGTMASFTVDDVLRAASESLGLDVEDAVHSLATDAYRGGWGPHLVARPDAVDVVRAVKGRGLRTGVLSNTHWPRHWHEEALAEDGLLEHLDARVYTSELAYMKPHPEAFGALLAAVDVDPLRSVFVGDRLYDDISGAQALGMRTVWIRNDRVPAYDVMPDAVIAELSELIAVIDDWR